One Helicobacter cetorum MIT 00-7128 DNA window includes the following coding sequences:
- the rplJ gene encoding 50S ribosomal protein L10 produces MQKQHKIELVASLKAEFSNAQALLVCDYKGLSVSKLEVLRNKARVQGIKVQVIKNTLAHIAMKEAGCVHLDLKETNVFLWGDDQIALAKLVFAFQKEHKDYFALKAGLFDKESVSVSHVEAVSKLPSKEELMGMLLSVWTAPTRYFVTGLDNLRKAKEENQ; encoded by the coding sequence ATGCAAAAACAACATAAAATAGAGTTAGTAGCCAGTTTAAAAGCAGAGTTTTCTAATGCACAAGCTCTTTTAGTATGCGATTATAAGGGTTTAAGTGTTAGCAAGCTAGAAGTTTTAAGAAACAAAGCTCGTGTTCAAGGCATTAAGGTGCAAGTAATTAAAAATACTCTTGCCCATATTGCCATGAAAGAAGCTGGTTGTGTTCATTTGGACTTGAAAGAAACCAATGTATTTTTGTGGGGAGATGATCAAATCGCTCTTGCAAAATTGGTATTCGCTTTCCAAAAAGAGCATAAAGACTATTTTGCCTTAAAAGCTGGTTTATTTGACAAAGAGAGTGTTAGTGTTTCTCATGTGGAAGCGGTTTCAAAACTTCCAAGTAAAGAAGAGCTTATGGGAATGTTACTTTCTGTTTGGACAGCTCCAACACGCTACTTTGTTACTGGGTTAGACAATTTGCGTAAAGCTAAAGAAGAAAATCAATAA
- a CDS encoding DNA-directed RNA polymerase subunit beta/beta': MATKISLRNRLRADFTKTPTDLEVPNLLLLQRDSYDSFLYSKDGRESGIEKVFKSVFPIQDAQNRVTLEYAGCEFGKSKYTVREAMERGITYSVPLKIKVRLILWEKDAKTGEKAGVKDIKEQSIFIREIPLMTDRTSFIINGVERVVVNQLHRSPGVIFKEEESSTSLNKLIYTGQIIPDRGSWLYFEYDAKDVLYARINKRRKVPVTILFRAMDYQKQDIIKMFYPLVKVRYENDKYYIPFESLDVSQRMEFDLKDSQGNILLLAGKKLTSRKIKELKENHLEWVEYPMDILLNRYLAEPIMAGEEVLLDMLTQLDKNKLEKIHDLGVQEFVIINDLALGHDASIIHSFLADYESLRLLKQTEKIDDENALAAIRIYKVMRPGEPVTTEVAKQFVKQLFFDPERYDLTMVGRMKMNHKLGLHVPDYITTLTHEDIITTVKYLMKIKNNQGKIDDRDHLGNRRIRAVGELLANELHSGLVKMQKTIKDKLTTMSGAFDSLMPHDLVNSKMITSTIMEFFMGGQLSQFMDQTNPLSEVTHKRRLSALGEGGLVKDRVGFEARDVHPTHYGRICPIETPEGQNIGLINTLSTFTRVNDLGFIEAPYKKVVDGKVVGETIYLTAIQEDSHVIAPASTPIDEEGNILGDLIETRVEGEIVLNEKSKVTLMDLSSSMLVGVAASLIPFLEHDDANRALMGTNMQRQAVPLLRSDAPIVGTGIEKIIARDSWGAIKASRAGIVEKIDAKNIYILGEGKEEAYIDAYSLQKNLRTNQNTSFNQVPIVRVGDRVEAGQIIADGPSMDRGELALGKNVRVAFMPWNGYNFEDAIVVSERITKDDVFTSTHIYEKEVDARELKHGVEEFTADIPDVKEEEVAHLDESGIVKVGTYVSAGMILVGKTSPKGEIKSTPEERLLRAIFGDKAGHVVNKSLYCPPSLEGTVIDVKVFTKKGYEKDARVLSAYEEEKSKLDMEHFDRLTMLNREELLRISSLLSQAILEEPFSHNGRDYKEGEQVPKEEIASINRFTLASLVKKYSKEVQNQYEVTKNNFLEQKKVLGEEHEEKLSILEKDDILPNGVIKKVKLYIATKRKLKVGDKMAGRHGNKGIVSNIVPIADMPYTADGEPVDIVLNPLGVPSRMNIGQILEMHLGLVGKEFGKQIACMLENKTQDFVKELRAKMLEIANVVNEKDPLTIKTLESCSDEELLEYARDWSKGVKLAIPVFEGISQEKFHKLFELAKIAMDGKMDLYDGRTGEKMRERVNVGYMYMLKLHHLVDEKVHARSTGPYSLVTHQPVGGKALFGGQRFGEMEVWALEAYGAAHTLKEMLTIKSDDIKGRENAYRAIARGEQVGESEIPETFYVLTKELQSLALDINIFGDDVDEDGAPKAIVIKEDDRPKDFSSFQLTLASPEKIYSWSYGEVKKPETINYRTLKPERDGLFCMKIFGPTKDYECLCGKYKKPRFKDIGTCEKCGVAITHSKVRRFRMGHIELATPVAHIWYVNSLPSRIGTLLGVKMKDLERVLYYEAYIVKEPGEAAYDNEGTKLVAKYDILNEEQYQNISRRYEDKGFVAQMGGEAIKDLLEEMDLMVLLQDLKEEVKETNSDARKKKLIKRLKVVESFLNSGNRPEWMMLTVLPVLPPDLRPLVALDGGKFAVSDVNELYRRVINRNQRLKRLMELGAPEIIVRNEKRMLQEAVDALFDNGRNNNAVKGANKRPLKSLSEIIKGKQGRFRQNLLGKRVDFSGRSVIVVGPNLKMDECGLPKNMALELFKPHLLSKLEERGYATTLKQAKRMIEQKSNEVWECLQEITEGYPILLNRAPTLHKQSIQAFHPKLIDGKAIQLHPLVCSAFNADFDGDQMAVHVPLSQEAIAECKVLMLSSMNILLPASGKAVAIPSQDMVLGLYYLSLEKSGVKGEHKLFSSVNEIITAIDTKELDIHAKVRVLDKGRIISTSAGRMILKSVLPDFIPTDLWNRPMKKKDIGVLVDYVHKVGGIGITATFLDNLKMLGFRYATKAGISISMDDIITPKDKQEMVEKAKAEVKKIQQQYDQGLLTDQERYNKIIDTWTEVNDKMSKEMMAAIEQDKEGFNSIYMMADSGARGSAAQIRQLSAMRGLMTKPDGTIIETPIISNFKEGLNVLEYFNSTHGARKGLADTALKTANAGYLTRKLIDVSQNVKVVADDCGTHEGVEITDITVGSEMIEPLEERIFGRVLLEDVIDPITNEILLYADTLIDEEGAKKVVEAGIKAITIRTPITCKAPKGVCAKCYGLNLGEGKMSYPGEAVGVVAAQSIGEPGTQLTLRTFHVGGTASRSQDEREVVANKEGFVRFYNLKTYTNKEGKNIVVNRRNASILVVEPKIKAPFDGELHIETVYEEVIMSVKNKDQEAKFVLRRSDIVKPSELAGVGGKIEGKVYLPYTNGHKVKHGGSIADIIKEGWNVPNRIPYASELLVKDNDPIAQNIRAKEKGTIKYYVLEANHLERTQGIKKGHIVSEKGLFAVVADENNREATRHYIARGSEILISDDSEVSPDSIISKPTTDALSTIATWDPYNTPIIADFKGHVKFVDIIPGVTVAEKEDENTGVTSLVVNDYIPSGYKPSLLLEGDSGEDVRYFLEPKTSIAVAEGAYVEQAEVLAKIPKATVKSKDITGGLPRVSELFEARKPKPKDVAILSEIDGIVSFGKPVRNKERIIVTSKDGRSMEYFVDKGKQILVHAEEFVHAGEAMTDGVISSHDILRISGEKELHKYIVSEVQQVYRRQGVSIADKHIEIIVSQMLRQVRILDSGDSKFIEGDLISKKLFKEENARVQLLGGEPAIAEPVLLGITRAAIGSDSIISAASFQETTKVLTEASIAMKKDFLEDLKENVVLGRMIPVGTGLYKNKKVVVKVHESSPKEA; encoded by the coding sequence ATGGCAACAAAAATTTCCCTTAGAAACCGCCTAAGAGCTGATTTTACAAAAACCCCCACTGATTTAGAAGTTCCTAATCTATTGTTATTGCAACGCGATAGTTATGATTCGTTCTTATATTCAAAAGACGGCAGAGAGAGTGGGATTGAAAAGGTTTTTAAATCGGTTTTTCCTATTCAAGACGCGCAAAATCGTGTTACTTTGGAATATGCTGGTTGTGAATTTGGTAAGTCTAAATATACCGTAAGAGAGGCGATGGAAAGAGGCATTACTTATTCTGTGCCACTAAAAATTAAGGTGCGCCTTATCTTATGGGAAAAAGACGCTAAAACAGGTGAAAAAGCTGGCGTAAAAGATATTAAAGAGCAAAGTATCTTTATTCGTGAAATTCCTTTGATGACAGACCGCACTTCATTCATTATCAATGGGGTAGAGCGTGTGGTAGTCAATCAACTTCATAGAAGTCCTGGTGTTATTTTTAAAGAAGAAGAATCTAGCACTTCTTTAAATAAATTGATTTATACAGGGCAAATTATTCCAGATAGAGGTTCTTGGCTCTATTTTGAATATGATGCAAAAGATGTTTTATATGCTCGTATTAATAAGCGTCGTAAAGTGCCTGTTACTATTCTTTTTAGAGCTATGGACTATCAAAAGCAAGACATTATCAAGATGTTCTATCCGCTTGTAAAAGTGCGTTATGAAAATGATAAATATTATATTCCTTTTGAATCACTTGATGTGAGTCAAAGAATGGAATTTGATTTAAAAGATTCTCAAGGAAATATTCTTCTTTTAGCAGGTAAAAAACTTACTTCAAGAAAAATCAAAGAACTTAAAGAGAATCATTTAGAATGGGTTGAATACCCTATGGACATTTTACTTAATCGTTATTTAGCTGAGCCTATTATGGCAGGAGAAGAAGTCTTGTTAGATATGCTCACCCAGCTGGATAAGAATAAGTTAGAAAAAATCCACGATTTAGGCGTGCAAGAGTTTGTGATTATCAATGATTTGGCTCTAGGGCATGATGCCTCAATCATTCATTCTTTCTTGGCTGATTATGAGTCTTTGAGATTACTCAAGCAAACTGAAAAAATTGATGATGAAAACGCACTGGCAGCTATTCGTATTTATAAGGTTATGCGACCGGGTGAGCCTGTTACGACTGAAGTGGCTAAGCAGTTTGTCAAGCAACTCTTCTTTGACCCAGAGCGTTATGATTTGACAATGGTAGGTCGTATGAAGATGAACCATAAATTAGGCTTGCATGTGCCTGATTATATTACGACTTTAACACATGAAGATATCATTACTACCGTTAAATATCTTATGAAGATTAAAAATAATCAGGGTAAAATTGATGATAGAGACCACTTAGGCAATCGTAGGATTAGAGCGGTGGGTGAGCTATTGGCAAACGAATTGCATTCAGGCTTAGTGAAAATGCAAAAGACCATTAAAGACAAGCTTACTACCATGAGCGGAGCCTTTGATTCGCTTATGCCCCATGATTTAGTCAATTCTAAAATGATTACTAGCACCATTATGGAATTTTTCATGGGTGGTCAGCTTTCACAATTTATGGACCAAACTAACCCCTTGAGTGAAGTTACGCACAAACGCCGCCTTTCAGCACTGGGTGAAGGCGGATTAGTTAAAGATAGAGTAGGGTTTGAAGCTAGAGATGTGCATCCTACACATTATGGTAGAATTTGTCCTATTGAGACTCCAGAAGGTCAAAATATCGGTTTGATTAACACCCTTTCAACTTTCACAAGAGTGAATGATTTAGGCTTTATTGAAGCCCCTTATAAGAAGGTTGTAGATGGCAAGGTAGTAGGCGAGACTATCTATTTGACCGCTATTCAAGAAGACAGCCATGTGATTGCCCCAGCAAGTACCCCCATTGATGAAGAAGGTAATATTTTAGGCGATTTGATTGAGACTCGTGTGGAAGGCGAGATTGTTCTCAACGAAAAGAGTAAGGTTACCTTGATGGATTTAAGCTCTAGCATGCTTGTAGGCGTAGCCGCATCACTTATTCCTTTCTTAGAGCATGATGATGCGAACCGTGCTTTAATGGGAACAAACATGCAACGCCAAGCAGTGCCATTATTAAGAAGTGATGCTCCCATTGTAGGAACAGGGATTGAAAAGATTATCGCTAGGGATTCTTGGGGAGCGATTAAAGCAAGTCGTGCGGGTATAGTAGAAAAAATTGATGCTAAAAATATCTATATTTTAGGCGAAGGTAAAGAAGAAGCTTATATTGATGCATATTCTTTACAAAAAAACTTACGCACCAACCAAAATACGAGCTTTAATCAAGTGCCTATTGTTAGAGTGGGCGATAGAGTGGAAGCAGGGCAAATCATCGCTGATGGTCCTAGTATGGATAGGGGCGAATTAGCATTAGGAAAAAATGTGCGTGTAGCGTTTATGCCTTGGAATGGCTATAACTTTGAAGATGCGATTGTGGTGAGTGAACGCATTACTAAAGATGATGTTTTCACTTCCACACACATTTATGAAAAAGAAGTTGATGCCAGAGAGCTTAAGCATGGCGTGGAAGAATTTACAGCAGATATTCCTGATGTGAAAGAAGAAGAAGTCGCTCATCTTGATGAAAGCGGGATTGTTAAAGTAGGCACTTATGTGAGTGCGGGCATGATTTTAGTGGGTAAGACTTCGCCTAAGGGTGAGATTAAAAGCACTCCAGAAGAGCGGCTTTTAAGAGCGATTTTTGGGGATAAAGCTGGGCATGTGGTCAATAAGAGCTTGTATTGCCCCCCAAGTTTAGAAGGCACGGTTATTGATGTAAAAGTGTTTACTAAAAAAGGCTATGAGAAAGATGCACGAGTCTTAAGTGCGTATGAAGAGGAAAAGTCTAAGCTTGATATGGAGCATTTTGACCGCTTGACCATGCTTAATAGAGAAGAGCTACTGCGTATTAGTTCGCTTCTTTCACAAGCGATTTTAGAAGAGCCATTCAGTCATAATGGTAGAGACTATAAAGAAGGCGAGCAAGTTCCTAAAGAAGAAATCGCTTCTATTAATCGCTTCACTTTAGCAAGTTTGGTGAAAAAGTATTCTAAAGAAGTGCAAAATCAGTATGAAGTAACCAAAAACAATTTCTTAGAGCAAAAGAAAGTTCTTGGCGAAGAGCATGAAGAAAAGCTTTCTATTTTAGAAAAAGATGATATTTTGCCTAATGGTGTGATTAAGAAAGTCAAGCTCTATATTGCTACCAAGCGTAAGCTTAAAGTGGGCGATAAAATGGCAGGAAGACATGGAAATAAGGGGATTGTGTCTAATATCGTGCCTATTGCTGATATGCCTTATACCGCTGATGGAGAGCCTGTAGATATTGTGCTAAATCCTTTAGGTGTTCCCAGTCGTATGAATATCGGACAGATTTTAGAAATGCACTTAGGCTTAGTGGGTAAAGAGTTTGGAAAGCAAATCGCTTGCATGCTAGAAAATAAAACTCAGGATTTTGTTAAAGAATTGCGTGCAAAAATGTTAGAAATTGCTAATGTCGTCAATGAAAAAGACCCCTTAACGATTAAAACTCTTGAAAGTTGTTCTGATGAAGAGCTTTTAGAATATGCTAGAGACTGGAGCAAGGGTGTTAAGCTTGCTATTCCTGTGTTTGAAGGTATCTCGCAAGAAAAATTCCACAAGCTATTTGAGTTAGCCAAGATTGCAATGGATGGCAAAATGGATTTGTATGACGGGCGCACAGGCGAGAAGATGAGAGAGCGTGTGAATGTGGGCTATATGTATATGCTTAAGCTCCACCACTTGGTTGATGAAAAAGTCCATGCTAGAAGCACAGGACCTTATAGCTTGGTAACGCACCAACCTGTTGGTGGTAAAGCACTCTTTGGGGGTCAAAGATTTGGTGAAATGGAAGTGTGGGCTTTAGAGGCTTATGGTGCGGCTCATACTCTAAAAGAAATGCTTACCATTAAATCTGATGATATTAAGGGTAGAGAAAACGCTTATAGAGCTATTGCTAGGGGCGAGCAAGTAGGCGAGAGTGAAATTCCTGAGACTTTCTATGTATTGACAAAAGAATTACAATCACTCGCTTTAGATATCAATATCTTTGGAGATGATGTTGATGAAGATGGAGCACCTAAAGCCATTGTGATTAAAGAAGATGATAGGCCTAAAGACTTTAGTTCTTTCCAACTTACTTTAGCAAGTCCTGAAAAAATCTATTCTTGGAGTTATGGGGAAGTTAAAAAGCCAGAGACTATCAATTATCGCACCCTAAAACCTGAGCGTGATGGCTTGTTTTGTATGAAAATCTTTGGTCCTACCAAAGATTATGAGTGTTTGTGTGGTAAATATAAAAAGCCCCGCTTTAAAGATATTGGCACATGTGAGAAATGTGGTGTGGCTATTACGCATTCAAAAGTAAGACGCTTTAGAATGGGGCATATTGAATTAGCAACTCCTGTAGCACATATTTGGTATGTCAATTCTTTACCCAGTCGTATCGGCACGCTTTTAGGCGTTAAAATGAAAGATTTAGAGCGTGTGCTTTACTATGAAGCTTATATTGTTAAAGAGCCAGGTGAAGCCGCTTATGATAACGAAGGCACTAAACTTGTAGCGAAGTATGATATTTTGAATGAAGAGCAATATCAAAATATCTCACGAAGATATGAAGATAAGGGCTTTGTGGCTCAAATGGGTGGCGAGGCAATTAAAGATTTGCTAGAAGAAATGGATTTAATGGTCTTGTTGCAAGATTTGAAAGAAGAAGTTAAAGAGACTAATTCTGATGCTAGAAAGAAAAAACTTATCAAGCGTTTGAAAGTAGTAGAAAGTTTCTTAAATTCTGGTAATAGACCTGAATGGATGATGCTAACCGTTTTACCCGTATTGCCACCAGATTTAAGACCTTTGGTTGCGCTAGATGGCGGAAAGTTTGCGGTGAGTGATGTGAACGAATTGTATCGTCGTGTTATCAATCGTAACCAACGCTTAAAACGCTTAATGGAATTAGGTGCTCCAGAAATTATTGTGCGTAACGAAAAGAGAATGCTACAAGAAGCTGTAGATGCTCTCTTTGATAATGGACGCAACAATAATGCGGTTAAAGGAGCTAATAAGCGACCATTAAAATCGCTTAGCGAGATTATTAAAGGTAAGCAAGGGCGTTTCAGACAAAATCTACTTGGTAAGCGTGTAGACTTCTCAGGCAGAAGTGTTATTGTAGTAGGGCCTAATCTCAAAATGGATGAGTGCGGATTACCTAAAAATATGGCATTAGAACTCTTTAAACCACATTTGCTATCTAAGCTTGAAGAGAGAGGTTATGCTACTACGCTTAAACAAGCTAAACGCATGATTGAGCAAAAGAGCAATGAAGTGTGGGAATGCTTACAAGAAATTACAGAGGGTTATCCGATACTATTAAATCGTGCGCCTACTTTGCATAAGCAATCTATTCAAGCGTTCCATCCAAAGCTTATTGATGGTAAAGCCATTCAGTTACACCCGCTTGTGTGTTCAGCGTTTAATGCAGACTTTGACGGAGACCAAATGGCAGTGCATGTGCCTTTAAGTCAAGAGGCTATTGCTGAATGTAAGGTGCTTATGTTAAGTTCTATGAATATTCTTTTGCCAGCTAGTGGTAAGGCGGTAGCTATTCCTAGCCAAGATATGGTTTTAGGGCTTTATTATCTTTCATTAGAAAAGAGTGGGGTAAAAGGCGAGCATAAGCTATTCTCTAGCGTGAATGAGATTATCACAGCTATTGATACCAAAGAATTAGATATCCATGCCAAGGTAAGAGTGCTAGATAAGGGGCGCATTATCTCTACAAGTGCAGGGCGCATGATTTTAAAATCAGTGTTGCCTGATTTTATTCCTACTGATTTGTGGAATAGACCCATGAAGAAAAAAGATATTGGTGTGCTTGTAGATTATGTGCATAAAGTCGGCGGTATTGGAATTACAGCCACATTCTTGGACAATTTAAAAATGTTAGGCTTTAGATATGCAACTAAGGCTGGTATCTCTATTTCTATGGATGATATTATCACTCCAAAAGATAAGCAAGAAATGGTAGAGAAAGCTAAAGCTGAAGTAAAGAAAATCCAGCAACAATACGACCAAGGATTACTCACTGACCAAGAGCGTTACAACAAAATCATTGATACTTGGACTGAAGTCAATGACAAAATGAGTAAAGAAATGATGGCGGCCATTGAGCAAGATAAAGAGGGCTTTAACTCTATTTATATGATGGCAGATAGTGGGGCAAGAGGAAGTGCGGCTCAAATTCGCCAGCTTTCAGCTATGCGTGGTTTGATGACTAAACCTGATGGCACGATTATTGAAACGCCTATTATTTCTAACTTTAAAGAGGGCTTGAATGTTTTAGAGTATTTTAACTCTACTCATGGTGCTAGAAAGGGCTTGGCGGATACGGCGTTAAAAACAGCAAATGCGGGGTATTTAACTAGAAAGCTCATTGATGTTTCGCAAAATGTTAAGGTGGTAGCTGATGATTGTGGCACACATGAAGGTGTTGAAATCACTGATATTACTGTGGGTAGTGAAATGATTGAGCCTTTAGAAGAGCGTATTTTTGGGCGTGTTTTACTAGAAGATGTGATTGACCCAATTACTAATGAAATCTTGCTTTATGCAGACACCTTGATTGATGAAGAGGGGGCTAAAAAGGTCGTTGAAGCAGGAATCAAGGCAATTACTATTCGCACTCCAATCACTTGTAAAGCGCCAAAAGGTGTGTGTGCGAAGTGCTATGGCTTGAACTTGGGTGAAGGCAAGATGAGCTATCCGGGTGAAGCTGTAGGTGTGGTAGCTGCACAATCTATTGGAGAGCCCGGAACTCAATTAACTCTAAGGACTTTCCACGTGGGTGGAACAGCAAGTAGGAGTCAAGATGAGCGTGAAGTAGTAGCCAATAAAGAAGGTTTTGTGCGTTTCTATAATCTCAAAACTTACACCAATAAAGAGGGTAAGAATATTGTTGTAAATCGCCGTAACGCCTCTATTTTGGTTGTTGAGCCAAAAATCAAGGCTCCTTTTGATGGTGAATTACACATTGAAACAGTGTATGAAGAAGTCATTATGAGCGTTAAGAACAAAGACCAAGAGGCTAAATTTGTCTTAAGAAGAAGTGATATTGTTAAACCAAGCGAACTTGCTGGAGTTGGTGGTAAGATTGAAGGTAAGGTGTATTTGCCTTATACAAATGGACATAAAGTAAAGCATGGGGGAAGTATTGCGGATATCATTAAAGAGGGTTGGAATGTGCCTAATCGTATCCCTTATGCGAGTGAATTATTGGTTAAAGATAATGACCCTATCGCACAAAATATTCGTGCCAAAGAAAAAGGCACTATTAAGTATTATGTTTTAGAGGCTAACCACTTAGAACGCACTCAAGGAATCAAAAAGGGTCATATTGTTAGTGAAAAGGGCTTGTTTGCGGTAGTAGCTGATGAAAATAATAGGGAGGCAACTCGCCACTATATTGCTAGAGGCTCTGAGATTTTAATTAGTGATGATAGTGAAGTAAGTCCAGATAGTATTATTTCTAAGCCTACTACAGATGCTTTAAGCACTATTGCTACATGGGATCCTTATAATACACCTATCATTGCTGACTTTAAGGGTCATGTAAAGTTTGTGGATATTATTCCGGGCGTTACAGTTGCTGAAAAAGAAGACGAAAATACCGGTGTAACAAGCTTAGTGGTAAATGACTATATTCCTAGTGGTTATAAACCAAGCTTGTTGTTAGAGGGAGATAGTGGCGAAGATGTGCGCTATTTCTTAGAGCCAAAGACCTCTATTGCAGTAGCTGAGGGGGCTTATGTAGAGCAGGCTGAAGTTTTAGCTAAGATTCCTAAAGCAACCGTTAAGTCTAAGGATATTACCGGTGGTCTTCCAAGAGTTTCTGAGCTCTTTGAGGCAAGAAAACCTAAGCCCAAAGATGTTGCAATCCTATCTGAGATTGATGGAATTGTAAGCTTTGGCAAGCCGGTTCGCAACAAAGAACGCATTATTGTAACCTCTAAAGATGGGCGTAGCATGGAATACTTTGTGGATAAAGGCAAACAGATTTTAGTGCATGCTGAAGAGTTTGTCCATGCTGGGGAGGCTATGACAGATGGTGTGATTTCAAGCCATGATATTTTAAGAATTAGTGGCGAGAAAGAATTGCATAAATATATCGTAAGCGAAGTGCAACAAGTGTATCGCCGACAAGGGGTGAGTATCGCTGATAAGCATATTGAAATTATCGTATCTCAAATGTTAAGACAAGTGCGCATTTTGGATAGTGGAGATAGCAAGTTTATTGAGGGTGATTTAATCAGTAAGAAACTCTTTAAAGAAGAGAATGCTCGTGTTCAGCTTTTAGGTGGTGAGCCAGCGATTGCTGAACCGGTGCTTTTAGGGATTACTAGAGCAGCTATTGGAAGTGATAGTATTATTTCAGCTGCATCTTTCCAAGAGACAACAAAGGTCTTAACTGAGGCAAGTATTGCTATGAAGAAAGACTTCTTAGAAGATTTGAAAGAAAATGTTGTTTTAGGAAGAATGATTCCTGTAGGAACCGGACTTTATAAAAATAAAAAAGTCGTGGTTAAAGTGCATGAAAGTAGCCCTAAAGAGGCTTAA
- the rplK gene encoding 50S ribosomal protein L11, with protein sequence MAKKVVGEIKLQIPAGKANPSPPVGPALGQRGVNIMEFCKAFNEKTKDMGSFNIPVIITVYQDKSFTFITKKPPVTDLIKKASGIEKGSDNPLKNKIAKLTHKQVEEIAQLKMEDLNTTTMEAAKKIVMGSARSMGVEVVD encoded by the coding sequence ATGGCTAAGAAAGTAGTCGGAGAAATCAAACTTCAAATTCCTGCAGGTAAGGCAAATCCATCACCACCAGTTGGTCCTGCTCTAGGTCAAAGAGGTGTTAATATTATGGAATTTTGTAAGGCATTTAATGAGAAGACTAAGGACATGGGAAGTTTTAATATTCCAGTTATTATAACCGTTTATCAAGATAAGAGCTTTACATTTATTACCAAAAAGCCCCCAGTAACTGATTTGATAAAAAAAGCTTCAGGAATTGAAAAGGGTTCTGACAATCCGCTCAAAAACAAGATTGCAAAACTCACGCATAAGCAAGTGGAAGAGATTGCTCAATTAAAAATGGAAGATTTAAACACTACTACAATGGAAGCAGCAAAGAAGATTGTCATGGGTAGTGCTAGAAGTATGGGTGTAGAGGTTGTAGACTAA
- the rplL gene encoding 50S ribosomal protein L7/L12: protein MAISKEEVLEYIGSLSVLELSELVKMFEEKFGVSATPTVVAGGAVAGGAGAESEEKTDFNVILADSGAEKIKVIKVVREITGLGLKEAKEATEKTPHVLKEGVNKEEAESIKKKLEEVGAKVEVK from the coding sequence ATGGCAATTTCAAAAGAAGAAGTGTTAGAATACATTGGTTCATTAAGTGTTTTAGAGCTTTCTGAATTAGTAAAAATGTTTGAAGAAAAATTCGGCGTAAGCGCAACTCCAACAGTTGTAGCTGGTGGTGCTGTAGCTGGTGGCGCTGGTGCTGAGAGCGAAGAAAAAACCGACTTTAATGTAATCTTAGCTGATAGTGGTGCTGAAAAGATTAAGGTGATTAAAGTAGTGCGTGAAATCACTGGTCTTGGCTTAAAAGAAGCTAAAGAGGCTACAGAAAAGACTCCTCATGTTCTTAAAGAGGGCGTAAATAAAGAAGAGGCTGAATCTATCAAGAAGAAACTTGAAGAAGTAGGCGCTAAGGTTGAAGTAAAGTAA
- the rplA gene encoding 50S ribosomal protein L1 encodes MAKKVFKRLEKLFSKIENDKVYDVEQGVGLVKSLASAKFDETVEVALRLGVDPRHADQMVRGAVVLPHGTGKKVRVAVFAKDIKQDEAKNAGADVVGGDDLAEEIKNGRIDFDMVIATPDMMAVVGKVGRILGPKGLMPNPKTGTVTMDIAKAVSNAKSGQVNFRVDKKGNIHAPIGKASFSEDKIRENMFELMRTVNRLKPSSAKGKYIRNGALSLTMSPSIKLDAQELMDIK; translated from the coding sequence ATGGCAAAGAAAGTATTTAAGAGGTTAGAGAAACTTTTTTCTAAAATTGAAAATGACAAAGTTTATGATGTAGAGCAAGGTGTTGGCTTAGTGAAATCTCTTGCTTCAGCAAAGTTTGATGAAACCGTAGAAGTAGCATTGAGACTAGGTGTAGACCCAAGACATGCTGACCAAATGGTTCGTGGTGCCGTAGTGCTTCCTCATGGAACAGGAAAGAAAGTAAGAGTAGCTGTTTTTGCAAAAGATATCAAGCAAGATGAGGCTAAAAATGCTGGTGCTGATGTAGTTGGTGGCGATGATTTAGCTGAAGAAATTAAAAATGGTCGCATTGATTTTGACATGGTTATTGCAACACCTGATATGATGGCCGTTGTGGGTAAAGTCGGTAGAATTTTAGGCCCTAAAGGTTTGATGCCAAATCCAAAAACCGGAACTGTTACTATGGATATTGCTAAGGCTGTAAGCAATGCTAAAAGTGGTCAAGTAAACTTTAGAGTGGATAAAAAGGGCAATATTCATGCTCCTATTGGTAAGGCGAGTTTTTCAGAAGATAAGATTAGAGAAAACATGTTTGAGTTGATGAGAACGGTTAACCGCTTAAAGCCTAGCAGTGCTAAGGGTAAGTATATTAGGAATGGTGCTTTATCACTCACTATGTCGCCTTCAATTAAGCTAGATGCTCAAGAATTAATGGATATTAAGTAG